A window from Mya arenaria isolate MELC-2E11 chromosome 9, ASM2691426v1 encodes these proteins:
- the LOC128202734 gene encoding protein mono-ADP-ribosyltransferase PARP12-like isoform X1, which yields MAMKMDQVHDDIVRRVIELLASQPNNVLGLADLHANFSSVMKKQQLELLLRKYADQFELFEDVLSFVRLVIKIKVCEMHCSKQTCPGKIPFGTDLHVCKFYILYGNCKSSTCQFGHDLTTAHNMEVLRQHLLDQLPMSCVEDLLKHSIAATKICESYNKNGGCSNDESGKPCPFLHLCINYITRECMTQNCQRSHFIHESTVRNVLEKHGISMERTPKENLAIFRIIMRSNDGNYSRRDGPIPEPMFGRNAATEICESYNKNGGCRKDKAGKPCPYLHLCKNYIIWECKRKKCQRSHFIHESTVRNVLKKHDISMGKIPKENLAVFRTILRENDGNYSGRDGPIPEPMFGRGRPPQGKLIRSMSGMTLQDSGVEPTSRRPPLFPAQGGAEAVIPGKRATRSAYPTTPARTMRSQSPVVPFNIRRASPSPVGRMEQAKSDMVSETAANNILNKKICIYYLKSRCAYFKRCFNYHCELLYQWFYRFDDSDNWETVEPQENMRMELHYCDPANVEYNLFIEDMSVQLKFKTMKAEGGGKHLTFHRLSTETSAILDSHPLATSWQWFWMGGNGDWNKYGDDADGYRSTISSQDLEQAYISNPDGQLNFTTQGHEYVLDFANMVQRNLFYTTEREVSRRPKFVSKDELERRKKQPIIQKPAGSATSGFVPVAPPHWNLRPTDELLNHCKLIPLDERNSSMKIEYKKIESMFFETMSRMTDTIVSISRVENGDLWYNYLSKKDKLKKRNKGVDVEERQLFHGTSNDTVEAIYRQGFDFRLSGTASGTAYGKGSYFATTAKYSNCYTDRQKETMGMFIAKVLVGDYTIGDKSYTRPPQKDPLDLSSPLYDSCVDNVKDPKIFVIFELGQVYPEYLIKYSKKV from the exons ATGGCAATGAAAATGGACCAAGTACATGATGACATTGTTCGCAGAGTGATTGAACTACTAGCATCACAACCTAACAATGTGCTAGGATTGGCAGATTTGCATGCTAACTTCAGTTCAgtgatgaaaaaacaacaactcgaACTTCTCCTTAGAAAGTATGCCGATCAGTTTGAATTGTTTGAAGATGTACTATCATTTGTCCGCCTTGTTATCAAAATTAAGGTATGTGAAATGCATTGTTCAAAACAGACTTGCCCCGGAAAAATCCCATTCGGCACAGACTTACATGTTtgtaagttttatattttatatggaaaCTGCAAATCCAGCACATGTCAATTTGGTCATGACTTAACAACTGCCCATAACATGGAAGTTTTGAGACAGCACTTACTGGATCAGTTACCAATGTCTTGTGTTGAAGATCTCCTTAAACATTCCATCGCTGCCACCAAGATATGTGAGTCTTACAACAAGAATGGGGGATGCAGCAATGATGAATCCGGAAAACCATGCCCATTTCTGCATCTATGTATAAACTACATAACACGGGAATGTATGACACAAAACTGCCAAAGAAGCCATTTCATTCATGAGAGTACAGTAAGAAATGTCTTAGAGAAGCATGGCATCAGTATGGAAAGAACACCAAAGGAGAATTTAGCAATATTCAGAATAATAATGCGGTCAAATGACGGAAACTACTCCAGAAGAGATGGACCTATTCCTGAACCGATGTTTGGAAG AAACGCTGCCACAGAGATATGTGAGTCATACAACAAGAATGGGGGATGCAGAAAAGATAAAGCCGGAAAACCATGCCCATATCTGCATCTATGTAAAAACTACATAATATGGGAAtgtaaaagaaagaaatgccAAAGAAGCCATTTCATCCACGAGAGTACGGTAAGGAATGTCTTAAAGAAGCATGATATCAGTATGGGAAAAATACCAAAGGAGAATTTAGCAGTATTCAGAACAATACTGCGGGAAAATGACGGGAATTACTCCGGAAGAGATGGACCTATTCCTGAACCGATGTTTGGAAG AGGTAGGCCACCTCAAGGGAAACTGATAAGATCGATGTCAGGCATGACTTTACAGGACAGTGGAGTTGAGCCCACTTCTAGAAGACCCCCTTTGTTTCCTGCACAAGGCGGAG CAGAAGCAGTCATTCCAGGCAAACGAGCCACAAGGTCTGCCTACCCGACGACTCCAGCTAGAACCATGCGATCCCAAAGCCCAGTGGTGCCATTCAATATCAGGAGGGCTAGCCCAAGTCCTGTTGGCAG AATGGAGCAGGCAAAATCAGATATGGTATCAGAAACTGCGGCAAACAACATTCTTAACAAGAAGATATGCATTTACTACTTGAAG AGTCGATGCGCGTACTTTAAAAGGTGTTTTAATTACCACTGTGAACTACTGTACCAGTGGTTCTACCGGTTTGATGACAGTGATAACTGGGAAACAGTCGAACCCCAGGAAAACATGCGTATGGAACTGCACTATTGCGATCCAGCCAACGTTGAATACAATTTGTTTATTGA AGATATGTCGGTGCAACTGAAGTTCAAGACCATGAAAGCAGAGGGTGGAGGCAAGCACTTGACATTCCATCGGTTGTCAACAGAGACGTCGGCAATTTTGGATTCACACCCCCTTGCAACAAGCTGGCAGTGGTTTTGGATGGGAGGGAATGGGGATTGGAATAAATATGGTGAT GATGCAGATGGATACCGTTCTACAATCTCGAGCCAAGATCTAGAACAAGCTTACATCTCAAACCCCGATGGCCAGCTAAATTTTACTACTCAAGGGCATGAGTATGTTCTAGACTTTGCAAATATGGTGCAGCGTAACCTTTTCTATACGACGGAGCGAGAAGTATCAAGACGACCAAAGTTCGTATCTAAAGATGAGTTAGAAAGACGCAAGAAACA ACCAATAATACAGAAACCTGCAGGATCTGCAACATCAGGGTTTGTCCCTGTCGCTCCGCCACACTGGAATCTGAGACCAACCGATGAACTGTTGAACCATTGTAAGCTCATTCCA CTGGATGAGCGGAATTCCAGTATGAAAATTGAGTACAAAAAGATTGAAAGCATGTTTTTTGAGACCATGTCTAGAATGACGGACACTATTGTGTCGATCTCCAGGGTGGAAAATGGTGACCTTTGGTATAACTATCTTAG TAAAAAAGATAAACTGAAAAAGAGGAACAAGGGCGTAGATGTGGAGGAAAGACAACTCTTCCATGGCACCAGTAATGACACCGTGGAGGCCATCTACAGACAAGGTTTTGACTTCAGGCTGAGTGGAACTGCTTCAG GTACAGCTTATGGAAAAGGCAGCTACTTTGCAACCACTGCCAAATACTCAAACTgctacacagacagacagaaggaAACCATGGGGATGTTCATTGCTAAGGTGCTAGTTGGAGATTACACAATTGGAGATAAATCATACACTAGACCACCACAGAAAGACCCCCTTGATCTGTCGAGTCCTTTGTATGACTCTTGCGTTGATAATGTTAAAGATCCAAAGATTTTTGTTATCTTCGAACTTGGTCAGGTGTACCCGgaatacttgataaaatacTCTAAAAAAGTCTGA
- the LOC128202734 gene encoding protein mono-ADP-ribosyltransferase PARP12-like isoform X2 codes for MAMKMDQVHDDIVRRVIELLASQPNNVLGLADLHANFSSVMKKQQLELLLRKYADQFELFEDVLSFVRLVIKIKVCEMHCSKQTCPGKIPFGTDLHVCKFYILYGNCKSSTCQFGHDLTTAHNMEVLRQHLLDQLPMSCVEDLLKHSIAATKICESYNKNGGCSNDESGKPCPFLHLCINYITRECMTQNCQRSHFIHESTVRNVLEKHGISMERTPKENLAIFRIIMRSNDGNYSRRDGPIPEPMFGRNAATEICESYNKNGGCRKDKAGKPCPYLHLCKNYIIWECKRKKCQRSHFIHESTVRNVLKKHDISMGKIPKENLAVFRTILRENDGNYSGRDGPIPEPMFGRGRPPQGKLIRSMSGMTLQDSGVEPTSRRPPLFPAQGGEAVIPGKRATRSAYPTTPARTMRSQSPVVPFNIRRASPSPVGRMEQAKSDMVSETAANNILNKKICIYYLKSRCAYFKRCFNYHCELLYQWFYRFDDSDNWETVEPQENMRMELHYCDPANVEYNLFIEDMSVQLKFKTMKAEGGGKHLTFHRLSTETSAILDSHPLATSWQWFWMGGNGDWNKYGDDADGYRSTISSQDLEQAYISNPDGQLNFTTQGHEYVLDFANMVQRNLFYTTEREVSRRPKFVSKDELERRKKQPIIQKPAGSATSGFVPVAPPHWNLRPTDELLNHCKLIPLDERNSSMKIEYKKIESMFFETMSRMTDTIVSISRVENGDLWYNYLSKKDKLKKRNKGVDVEERQLFHGTSNDTVEAIYRQGFDFRLSGTASGTAYGKGSYFATTAKYSNCYTDRQKETMGMFIAKVLVGDYTIGDKSYTRPPQKDPLDLSSPLYDSCVDNVKDPKIFVIFELGQVYPEYLIKYSKKV; via the exons ATGGCAATGAAAATGGACCAAGTACATGATGACATTGTTCGCAGAGTGATTGAACTACTAGCATCACAACCTAACAATGTGCTAGGATTGGCAGATTTGCATGCTAACTTCAGTTCAgtgatgaaaaaacaacaactcgaACTTCTCCTTAGAAAGTATGCCGATCAGTTTGAATTGTTTGAAGATGTACTATCATTTGTCCGCCTTGTTATCAAAATTAAGGTATGTGAAATGCATTGTTCAAAACAGACTTGCCCCGGAAAAATCCCATTCGGCACAGACTTACATGTTtgtaagttttatattttatatggaaaCTGCAAATCCAGCACATGTCAATTTGGTCATGACTTAACAACTGCCCATAACATGGAAGTTTTGAGACAGCACTTACTGGATCAGTTACCAATGTCTTGTGTTGAAGATCTCCTTAAACATTCCATCGCTGCCACCAAGATATGTGAGTCTTACAACAAGAATGGGGGATGCAGCAATGATGAATCCGGAAAACCATGCCCATTTCTGCATCTATGTATAAACTACATAACACGGGAATGTATGACACAAAACTGCCAAAGAAGCCATTTCATTCATGAGAGTACAGTAAGAAATGTCTTAGAGAAGCATGGCATCAGTATGGAAAGAACACCAAAGGAGAATTTAGCAATATTCAGAATAATAATGCGGTCAAATGACGGAAACTACTCCAGAAGAGATGGACCTATTCCTGAACCGATGTTTGGAAG AAACGCTGCCACAGAGATATGTGAGTCATACAACAAGAATGGGGGATGCAGAAAAGATAAAGCCGGAAAACCATGCCCATATCTGCATCTATGTAAAAACTACATAATATGGGAAtgtaaaagaaagaaatgccAAAGAAGCCATTTCATCCACGAGAGTACGGTAAGGAATGTCTTAAAGAAGCATGATATCAGTATGGGAAAAATACCAAAGGAGAATTTAGCAGTATTCAGAACAATACTGCGGGAAAATGACGGGAATTACTCCGGAAGAGATGGACCTATTCCTGAACCGATGTTTGGAAG AGGTAGGCCACCTCAAGGGAAACTGATAAGATCGATGTCAGGCATGACTTTACAGGACAGTGGAGTTGAGCCCACTTCTAGAAGACCCCCTTTGTTTCCTGCACAAGGCGGAG AAGCAGTCATTCCAGGCAAACGAGCCACAAGGTCTGCCTACCCGACGACTCCAGCTAGAACCATGCGATCCCAAAGCCCAGTGGTGCCATTCAATATCAGGAGGGCTAGCCCAAGTCCTGTTGGCAG AATGGAGCAGGCAAAATCAGATATGGTATCAGAAACTGCGGCAAACAACATTCTTAACAAGAAGATATGCATTTACTACTTGAAG AGTCGATGCGCGTACTTTAAAAGGTGTTTTAATTACCACTGTGAACTACTGTACCAGTGGTTCTACCGGTTTGATGACAGTGATAACTGGGAAACAGTCGAACCCCAGGAAAACATGCGTATGGAACTGCACTATTGCGATCCAGCCAACGTTGAATACAATTTGTTTATTGA AGATATGTCGGTGCAACTGAAGTTCAAGACCATGAAAGCAGAGGGTGGAGGCAAGCACTTGACATTCCATCGGTTGTCAACAGAGACGTCGGCAATTTTGGATTCACACCCCCTTGCAACAAGCTGGCAGTGGTTTTGGATGGGAGGGAATGGGGATTGGAATAAATATGGTGAT GATGCAGATGGATACCGTTCTACAATCTCGAGCCAAGATCTAGAACAAGCTTACATCTCAAACCCCGATGGCCAGCTAAATTTTACTACTCAAGGGCATGAGTATGTTCTAGACTTTGCAAATATGGTGCAGCGTAACCTTTTCTATACGACGGAGCGAGAAGTATCAAGACGACCAAAGTTCGTATCTAAAGATGAGTTAGAAAGACGCAAGAAACA ACCAATAATACAGAAACCTGCAGGATCTGCAACATCAGGGTTTGTCCCTGTCGCTCCGCCACACTGGAATCTGAGACCAACCGATGAACTGTTGAACCATTGTAAGCTCATTCCA CTGGATGAGCGGAATTCCAGTATGAAAATTGAGTACAAAAAGATTGAAAGCATGTTTTTTGAGACCATGTCTAGAATGACGGACACTATTGTGTCGATCTCCAGGGTGGAAAATGGTGACCTTTGGTATAACTATCTTAG TAAAAAAGATAAACTGAAAAAGAGGAACAAGGGCGTAGATGTGGAGGAAAGACAACTCTTCCATGGCACCAGTAATGACACCGTGGAGGCCATCTACAGACAAGGTTTTGACTTCAGGCTGAGTGGAACTGCTTCAG GTACAGCTTATGGAAAAGGCAGCTACTTTGCAACCACTGCCAAATACTCAAACTgctacacagacagacagaaggaAACCATGGGGATGTTCATTGCTAAGGTGCTAGTTGGAGATTACACAATTGGAGATAAATCATACACTAGACCACCACAGAAAGACCCCCTTGATCTGTCGAGTCCTTTGTATGACTCTTGCGTTGATAATGTTAAAGATCCAAAGATTTTTGTTATCTTCGAACTTGGTCAGGTGTACCCGgaatacttgataaaatacTCTAAAAAAGTCTGA
- the LOC128202734 gene encoding protein mono-ADP-ribosyltransferase PARP12-like isoform X3, with protein MAMKMDQVHDDIVRRVIELLASQPNNVLGLADLHANFSSVMKKQQLELLLRKYADQFELFEDVLSFVRLVIKIKVCEMHCSKQTCPGKIPFGTDLHVCKFYILYGNCKSSTCQFGHDLTTAHNMEVLRQHLLDQLPMSCVEDLLKHSIAATKICESYNKNGGCSNDESGKPCPFLHLCINYITRECMTQNCQRSHFIHESTVRNVLEKHGISMERTPKENLAIFRIIMRSNDGNYSRRDGPIPEPMFGRNAATEICESYNKNGGCRKDKAGKPCPYLHLCKNYIIWECKRKKCQRSHFIHESTVRNVLKKHDISMGKIPKENLAVFRTILRENDGNYSGRDGPIPEPMFGRGRPPQGKLIRSMSGMTLQDSGVEPTSRRPPLFPAQGGGKRATRSAYPTTPARTMRSQSPVVPFNIRRASPSPVGRMEQAKSDMVSETAANNILNKKICIYYLKSRCAYFKRCFNYHCELLYQWFYRFDDSDNWETVEPQENMRMELHYCDPANVEYNLFIEDMSVQLKFKTMKAEGGGKHLTFHRLSTETSAILDSHPLATSWQWFWMGGNGDWNKYGDDADGYRSTISSQDLEQAYISNPDGQLNFTTQGHEYVLDFANMVQRNLFYTTEREVSRRPKFVSKDELERRKKQPIIQKPAGSATSGFVPVAPPHWNLRPTDELLNHCKLIPLDERNSSMKIEYKKIESMFFETMSRMTDTIVSISRVENGDLWYNYLSKKDKLKKRNKGVDVEERQLFHGTSNDTVEAIYRQGFDFRLSGTASGTAYGKGSYFATTAKYSNCYTDRQKETMGMFIAKVLVGDYTIGDKSYTRPPQKDPLDLSSPLYDSCVDNVKDPKIFVIFELGQVYPEYLIKYSKKV; from the exons ATGGCAATGAAAATGGACCAAGTACATGATGACATTGTTCGCAGAGTGATTGAACTACTAGCATCACAACCTAACAATGTGCTAGGATTGGCAGATTTGCATGCTAACTTCAGTTCAgtgatgaaaaaacaacaactcgaACTTCTCCTTAGAAAGTATGCCGATCAGTTTGAATTGTTTGAAGATGTACTATCATTTGTCCGCCTTGTTATCAAAATTAAGGTATGTGAAATGCATTGTTCAAAACAGACTTGCCCCGGAAAAATCCCATTCGGCACAGACTTACATGTTtgtaagttttatattttatatggaaaCTGCAAATCCAGCACATGTCAATTTGGTCATGACTTAACAACTGCCCATAACATGGAAGTTTTGAGACAGCACTTACTGGATCAGTTACCAATGTCTTGTGTTGAAGATCTCCTTAAACATTCCATCGCTGCCACCAAGATATGTGAGTCTTACAACAAGAATGGGGGATGCAGCAATGATGAATCCGGAAAACCATGCCCATTTCTGCATCTATGTATAAACTACATAACACGGGAATGTATGACACAAAACTGCCAAAGAAGCCATTTCATTCATGAGAGTACAGTAAGAAATGTCTTAGAGAAGCATGGCATCAGTATGGAAAGAACACCAAAGGAGAATTTAGCAATATTCAGAATAATAATGCGGTCAAATGACGGAAACTACTCCAGAAGAGATGGACCTATTCCTGAACCGATGTTTGGAAG AAACGCTGCCACAGAGATATGTGAGTCATACAACAAGAATGGGGGATGCAGAAAAGATAAAGCCGGAAAACCATGCCCATATCTGCATCTATGTAAAAACTACATAATATGGGAAtgtaaaagaaagaaatgccAAAGAAGCCATTTCATCCACGAGAGTACGGTAAGGAATGTCTTAAAGAAGCATGATATCAGTATGGGAAAAATACCAAAGGAGAATTTAGCAGTATTCAGAACAATACTGCGGGAAAATGACGGGAATTACTCCGGAAGAGATGGACCTATTCCTGAACCGATGTTTGGAAG AGGTAGGCCACCTCAAGGGAAACTGATAAGATCGATGTCAGGCATGACTTTACAGGACAGTGGAGTTGAGCCCACTTCTAGAAGACCCCCTTTGTTTCCTGCACAAGGCGGAG GCAAACGAGCCACAAGGTCTGCCTACCCGACGACTCCAGCTAGAACCATGCGATCCCAAAGCCCAGTGGTGCCATTCAATATCAGGAGGGCTAGCCCAAGTCCTGTTGGCAG AATGGAGCAGGCAAAATCAGATATGGTATCAGAAACTGCGGCAAACAACATTCTTAACAAGAAGATATGCATTTACTACTTGAAG AGTCGATGCGCGTACTTTAAAAGGTGTTTTAATTACCACTGTGAACTACTGTACCAGTGGTTCTACCGGTTTGATGACAGTGATAACTGGGAAACAGTCGAACCCCAGGAAAACATGCGTATGGAACTGCACTATTGCGATCCAGCCAACGTTGAATACAATTTGTTTATTGA AGATATGTCGGTGCAACTGAAGTTCAAGACCATGAAAGCAGAGGGTGGAGGCAAGCACTTGACATTCCATCGGTTGTCAACAGAGACGTCGGCAATTTTGGATTCACACCCCCTTGCAACAAGCTGGCAGTGGTTTTGGATGGGAGGGAATGGGGATTGGAATAAATATGGTGAT GATGCAGATGGATACCGTTCTACAATCTCGAGCCAAGATCTAGAACAAGCTTACATCTCAAACCCCGATGGCCAGCTAAATTTTACTACTCAAGGGCATGAGTATGTTCTAGACTTTGCAAATATGGTGCAGCGTAACCTTTTCTATACGACGGAGCGAGAAGTATCAAGACGACCAAAGTTCGTATCTAAAGATGAGTTAGAAAGACGCAAGAAACA ACCAATAATACAGAAACCTGCAGGATCTGCAACATCAGGGTTTGTCCCTGTCGCTCCGCCACACTGGAATCTGAGACCAACCGATGAACTGTTGAACCATTGTAAGCTCATTCCA CTGGATGAGCGGAATTCCAGTATGAAAATTGAGTACAAAAAGATTGAAAGCATGTTTTTTGAGACCATGTCTAGAATGACGGACACTATTGTGTCGATCTCCAGGGTGGAAAATGGTGACCTTTGGTATAACTATCTTAG TAAAAAAGATAAACTGAAAAAGAGGAACAAGGGCGTAGATGTGGAGGAAAGACAACTCTTCCATGGCACCAGTAATGACACCGTGGAGGCCATCTACAGACAAGGTTTTGACTTCAGGCTGAGTGGAACTGCTTCAG GTACAGCTTATGGAAAAGGCAGCTACTTTGCAACCACTGCCAAATACTCAAACTgctacacagacagacagaaggaAACCATGGGGATGTTCATTGCTAAGGTGCTAGTTGGAGATTACACAATTGGAGATAAATCATACACTAGACCACCACAGAAAGACCCCCTTGATCTGTCGAGTCCTTTGTATGACTCTTGCGTTGATAATGTTAAAGATCCAAAGATTTTTGTTATCTTCGAACTTGGTCAGGTGTACCCGgaatacttgataaaatacTCTAAAAAAGTCTGA